A genomic region of Catalinimonas niigatensis contains the following coding sequences:
- a CDS encoding sigma-54-dependent transcriptional regulator, with protein MEKQDKKILIIDDDPDVLGTARMFLKQFFAQVDTEQNPAQINSIVSRGNYHVILLDMNFRRGEHDGREGLYWLERIRTIAPQTAVVLITAYGDIELAVEAMKQGAADFVLKPWKNSKLLDAIHKALSKERSTSLSKEKAEFLQVPQMIGKSPSMQSVFEMIDRVAGTDANVLILGENGTGKEVVARWLHLKSARRKGPFVKVDMGAITTSLMESELFGHQKGAFTDAYQDKAGKFELASGGTLFLDEIGNLYLSQQAKLLSVLQNRSVSRVGSNEESPLNIRLICATNMPLYEMVDRKDEQGFRQDLLYRINTVEIVVPPLRERKEDLPLLLEHFLDLYSEKYNKPGLKVSKSALKKIEHYGWPGNVRELQHAVERAVILSHEDTLQPEDFSFNEGTVNMYQHKIEADDLLTLDENEKLFIQRALERNQGNVTHTAKELGLTRTALYRRLDKYGL; from the coding sequence GTGGAGAAGCAAGATAAGAAAATACTAATCATTGATGATGATCCGGATGTGCTGGGTACAGCCCGCATGTTTCTCAAGCAATTCTTTGCTCAGGTAGATACCGAGCAAAACCCTGCACAGATCAACAGCATCGTGTCACGCGGGAATTATCATGTCATCCTGCTGGATATGAATTTTCGGCGGGGCGAACACGATGGCCGGGAAGGTTTGTACTGGCTGGAACGTATCCGCACCATCGCTCCGCAAACAGCGGTAGTGCTCATTACGGCCTATGGCGATATAGAACTGGCCGTAGAAGCCATGAAACAGGGTGCAGCCGACTTCGTGCTTAAGCCCTGGAAGAACAGCAAGCTTCTGGATGCCATTCACAAAGCCCTGAGTAAAGAGAGATCCACTTCACTCTCCAAAGAAAAAGCTGAATTCCTTCAGGTGCCACAGATGATTGGAAAGTCTCCGTCTATGCAAAGCGTCTTTGAGATGATTGACCGGGTAGCCGGAACCGATGCCAATGTATTGATTTTAGGAGAAAATGGTACCGGAAAGGAAGTAGTAGCCCGATGGCTCCACCTCAAATCAGCCAGAAGAAAAGGCCCTTTTGTAAAAGTAGACATGGGAGCTATCACCACCAGTCTGATGGAAAGTGAACTTTTTGGGCATCAGAAAGGCGCTTTTACCGATGCCTATCAGGATAAGGCGGGTAAGTTTGAACTCGCCAGCGGGGGCACACTTTTTCTGGACGAAATCGGAAATCTGTATTTGTCCCAGCAGGCTAAGCTATTAAGCGTATTGCAAAACCGCAGCGTAAGTCGGGTGGGAAGTAATGAAGAGAGTCCACTCAATATACGACTGATCTGCGCCACCAACATGCCTCTGTATGAGATGGTAGACCGCAAGGATGAGCAGGGATTCCGGCAGGATTTGTTGTATCGTATCAATACGGTAGAGATTGTGGTGCCTCCTTTGCGCGAACGCAAAGAGGACTTACCCCTGCTGCTGGAGCATTTTCTTGATTTGTATAGCGAAAAATACAACAAGCCCGGGCTAAAGGTGAGTAAATCGGCCTTGAAAAAAATAGAACATTATGGCTGGCCGGGCAATGTACGGGAGTTGCAGCATGCTGTAGAACGGGCAGTCATTCTGAGCCATGAGGATACTTTACAGCCCGAAGATTTTTCGTTCAACGAAGGGACTGTCAATATGTATCAGCATAAAATTGAGGCAGATGATTTGCTTACGCTGGATGAAAATGAAAAGCTGTTTATCCAAAGAGCGCTGGAACGTAACCAAGGCAATGTCACCCATACTGCCAAAGAACTAGGCCTCACCCGTACTGCCCTTTATCGTAGGCTGGACAAGTATGGGTTGTAG
- a CDS encoding DUF5615 family PIN-like protein yields the protein MKILLDECVTKKLKFALAGSQVFTVTEMGWSGLKNGNLLTKAANENFDILLTIDKNMQHQQNVKQFPIAVVVFNVSRNKIEEFQPLLKIFYRDISSFKKGKVYKITA from the coding sequence ATGAAAATTCTATTGGATGAGTGTGTGACCAAAAAACTGAAATTTGCTTTGGCTGGTAGTCAGGTATTTACTGTAACCGAGATGGGCTGGAGTGGGCTTAAGAATGGTAATCTTCTTACAAAAGCAGCAAATGAAAATTTTGACATTCTATTGACAATAGATAAAAATATGCAGCACCAACAAAATGTAAAACAGTTTCCAATTGCAGTAGTGGTGTTTAACGTCAGCAGAAATAAGATTGAAGAGTTTCAACCTCTCTTAAAGATTTTTTATCGAGATATATCTTCTTTTAAAAAAGGGAAAGTATATAAAATAACTGCTTAA
- a CDS encoding DUF433 domain-containing protein: MKVINIDREIMGGTPVFNGTRVPIKSLFDYLETGESIQEFLNDFPSVQKQQVLRLLELSQKMITSSSEILSENIVE; this comes from the coding sequence ATGAAGGTGATTAACATTGACAGAGAGATTATGGGGGGAACACCAGTTTTTAACGGGACAAGAGTACCTATTAAATCACTCTTTGATTATTTGGAAACTGGTGAAAGCATTCAGGAGTTTTTGAATGATTTTCCTTCTGTTCAAAAACAGCAAGTTTTGAGATTACTGGAATTATCCCAAAAAATGATTACAAGTTCATCCGAAATTCTGAGTGAAAATATTGTTGAATGA